A genomic window from Candidatus Eisenbacteria bacterium includes:
- a CDS encoding YfiR family protein, translated as MIPLRFFSGRRFKPAFAVAAFSLCILSADRILADQQPTTELQIKGAYLMNFARLVTWPEGSYRSEDDPTIIGILGDDRLLEILDDALETHQPQSRPIVLLRIDSLEQISQCHLLYVSRKTDRSLEEILKRVDGNPILTVSDIDEFTSRGGAIGLFPDKDRIGIDINRISERRAELQISSRLLRLARKILE; from the coding sequence GTGATTCCACTCAGATTCTTTTCCGGCCGCCGGTTCAAGCCCGCGTTCGCCGTCGCGGCGTTTTCCCTCTGTATCCTGTCGGCGGACCGAATCCTCGCCGACCAGCAGCCGACCACGGAATTGCAGATCAAGGGCGCTTACCTCATGAACTTCGCCCGCCTGGTCACATGGCCCGAAGGCAGCTACCGGTCGGAAGACGATCCCACGATCATCGGCATACTCGGGGATGACCGGTTGCTGGAGATTCTCGATGACGCGCTCGAGACCCACCAGCCTCAGTCGCGCCCCATCGTTCTCCTGCGGATCGACTCTCTGGAACAGATTTCGCAGTGCCACTTGTTGTACGTGTCGCGAAAGACGGACAGATCTCTCGAGGAGATCCTGAAACGGGTTGACGGAAACCCCATCCTGACGGTCAGCGACATCGATGAGTTCACGAGCCGGGGCGGCGCCATAGGGCTGTTCCCCGACAAGGACCGCATAGGCATCGACATCAATCGCATCAGCGAACGTCGCGCCGAGCTGCAGATCAGTTCGCGATTGCTGCGGCTGGCGAGGAAGATCCTGGAGTAG
- a CDS encoding TonB-dependent receptor, translating to MKRIGTASAIIISLALTITPVRATDGEEDIFDLSIEELTQIVITSSRRPQEANQAAAKVYVITRPMIAGSGATSLDQILRRVPGFQVRNWLWGFTNTSVRGLLGGSPINERMLWLVDGVSINDVRDGGIWTDLTVFPLDMIDRIEVMPGPQSSMYGSNAFQGVINIITLQPDDVPDGGEFSAAYGRHNTVISTVAIPTIRGETASLLSASYIGTDEHRIVSNHSGKRTLHVRGKTRRGSLSLHYGGRLAEIAYPSVFTSPYSLYSETRDELYLNIRRDIDLSDDLRLSIQPSFHRWHDHFFDFGDVPGLQYEQVSYRLGTLAQLHGNVRDGDRITLGALIFREDYDGNDFAPERQDLAVTKLEVFGEYELKLADRLRMFLGASAHNTPGFDVDEDASRIHPRASALVGLTEDLHFRGVFSTAYRTPSWWHRYINTVDARGNPDLHAEELTGFEFGLDQALPSGSISATYFSQKVNHGILEIYDPSLANPDYLQYGIFGKFNPIQTDGEFNLKGVDISATQTIIADRWSAAGSYSYLDSRQPDGEKTPYDSRHKFNIFNNFHATDRLSLDYGVHYIGETEDAEMEFVPVDANNPDAGTIGRRPVDTYVIHELSLAYRFTGGFEAKLSYWGLGQEVYEQYLGSEQTGNQWLFTVRYPR from the coding sequence ATGAAACGAATCGGAACGGCAAGCGCAATCATCATCTCGCTCGCCTTGACAATCACGCCCGTCCGGGCGACGGATGGTGAAGAAGACATTTTCGACCTGTCCATCGAGGAGTTGACGCAGATCGTCATCACCTCCTCCAGGCGTCCCCAGGAAGCGAACCAAGCGGCAGCCAAGGTCTACGTCATAACGCGGCCCATGATCGCCGGGAGCGGAGCCACCAGTCTGGATCAGATCCTCCGCCGCGTCCCCGGTTTCCAGGTGAGGAACTGGCTGTGGGGATTCACCAACACGTCCGTACGCGGCCTGCTCGGCGGATCGCCCATCAACGAGAGGATGCTGTGGCTTGTGGACGGCGTGTCCATCAACGACGTGCGGGACGGCGGCATCTGGACCGATCTCACGGTGTTCCCCCTCGATATGATCGACCGCATCGAGGTTATGCCCGGGCCCCAGTCCTCGATGTATGGGAGCAACGCCTTTCAAGGCGTGATCAACATCATCACGTTACAGCCCGACGACGTGCCGGATGGCGGTGAGTTCAGCGCCGCGTACGGCCGTCACAACACGGTGATCAGCACGGTGGCGATTCCTACGATCCGAGGCGAGACCGCGTCGCTGCTGAGCGCGAGTTACATCGGAACGGACGAGCACCGAATCGTCTCGAATCATTCCGGCAAAAGAACTCTTCATGTGCGCGGAAAAACCCGGCGTGGTTCTTTGTCTCTCCATTACGGCGGGCGCCTGGCCGAGATCGCCTACCCGTCGGTCTTCACCTCTCCGTACAGTCTGTACTCCGAAACCAGGGACGAGCTCTACCTAAACATCAGGCGGGACATCGATCTGTCGGATGATCTGCGGCTCAGCATTCAGCCGAGCTTTCATCGCTGGCACGATCACTTCTTCGACTTCGGCGACGTCCCGGGATTGCAGTACGAACAGGTCTCCTACCGATTGGGGACCCTGGCTCAGCTCCACGGAAATGTGCGAGACGGTGACCGGATCACTCTCGGCGCTCTGATCTTCCGGGAAGATTACGACGGAAACGACTTCGCTCCGGAACGACAGGATCTGGCGGTGACCAAGCTGGAGGTATTCGGAGAATACGAGCTGAAGCTCGCCGACCGTTTGCGGATGTTTCTGGGCGCCAGCGCACACAACACTCCGGGTTTCGACGTAGACGAGGATGCTTCCCGCATCCACCCGCGCGCGTCGGCGTTGGTCGGCCTGACGGAAGATCTTCACTTCCGGGGCGTTTTTTCCACGGCATACCGGACACCCTCCTGGTGGCATCGCTACATCAACACCGTGGACGCGCGGGGCAACCCCGATCTTCACGCCGAGGAGTTGACAGGCTTTGAGTTCGGCCTCGATCAGGCCTTGCCGTCCGGTTCCATCTCGGCGACTTATTTTTCGCAGAAGGTGAATCATGGAATCCTGGAGATCTACGATCCGTCCCTCGCCAACCCGGATTACCTTCAATACGGCATTTTCGGAAAGTTCAACCCCATACAAACCGATGGCGAATTCAACCTCAAGGGTGTCGACATCAGCGCCACGCAGACCATCATCGCCGACCGGTGGTCCGCCGCCGGCTCCTATTCGTATCTCGATTCGCGGCAACCCGACGGAGAGAAGACCCCTTACGACTCGCGCCACAAATTCAACATATTCAACAATTTCCACGCAACAGACCGGCTCTCTTTGGACTACGGTGTCCACTATATCGGCGAGACAGAGGATGCCGAGATGGAGTTCGTCCCCGTAGATGCGAACAACCCCGACGCCGGAACGATTGGACGCCGTCCGGTTGACACCTACGTCATTCACGAGCTGTCCCTGGCGTACCGGTTCACGGGCGGATTCGAAGCCAAGCTTTCGTACTGGGGTTTGGGGCAGGAAGTATACGAGCAGTACCTCGGCTCGGAGCAGACGGGGAACCAATGGTTGTTCACGGTTAGGTATCCTCGATGA
- a CDS encoding response regulator gives MNQRHHGKPHVGFSLPRVFLDLSIRNKLRWIALLTSLLVIVPVSAIYIYIDYGATTRAVVNNFQLTARMVGSNTAVPMLFGDRKTASEILQALDQDDRVLDVVLYDADGEIFAGRQADEATRALHVNMLEGSAVIEGNLAHIHEPVTFEDQYLGTICLKADLRERRSKMINSVMILVILIPLATTLAFLVFSRIQRAVTMPIESLAATARLVSESTDFSRRVEKICHDETGDMVDAFNEMLVQIQRKTVAKEKADSANRAKSEFLANMSHEIRTPMNGVMGMASLLLDTKLDQEQRECSNIIYRSAESLMTILNDILDFSRIEANEIVLENEPFDLHEMLEDVVELMSSKARERCLDLDLDFQVDAPRRLLGDVGRIRQIIVNLLGNAIKFTEVGHVRLTARTETGRNARTKWRIAVSDTGIGIAESKIDRLFDRFSQEDSSITRRFGGTGLGLAISKHLARLMGGDITVKTVQGEGSTFCLCMELPVHAEQPESIRLPAAATGARVLLVEAGGFRRGVVARQLLALGLKVDAHASAAAALTAWRAAGAAPYRLLLIGSPGDAADAESLLAAVRADTPDRGTGTAVLRLGEEWESASERESWRDVPGIPVPYRETHLVRSLVAALTGHETIDSTRSRDFAKAVDEDPPSTGEGSPQPLVLLVEDNPINQKVAASVLRKLHYRVVSAADGREALALVQERTFNIVLMDCHMPVMDGYESTAAIRALPGPAADVPIIALTASVMPEDRERALAAGMNDFLCKPFHRRLLVGMLRRWCPRENAAPPARSHAPRPGLAAGIQSEDTHSR, from the coding sequence ATGAACCAAAGACACCACGGTAAGCCGCATGTCGGGTTTTCGCTGCCGCGGGTGTTTCTGGATCTTTCCATCCGCAATAAGCTGCGGTGGATCGCTCTGTTGACCAGTCTGCTGGTCATTGTTCCTGTCAGCGCTATCTACATCTATATCGACTACGGCGCGACCACACGCGCCGTCGTCAACAATTTCCAGCTGACGGCCAGGATGGTGGGGAGCAACACCGCGGTCCCCATGCTGTTCGGAGATCGGAAGACCGCGAGCGAGATCCTGCAGGCTCTGGACCAGGACGATCGGGTTCTGGACGTCGTCCTTTACGACGCCGATGGAGAGATTTTCGCCGGGCGACAGGCCGACGAGGCCACCAGGGCGCTTCACGTCAATATGTTGGAGGGGAGCGCCGTCATCGAGGGCAATCTGGCGCATATCCACGAGCCGGTCACCTTCGAGGACCAATACCTGGGCACCATCTGCCTGAAGGCCGATCTCCGGGAACGGCGCAGCAAGATGATCAACAGCGTGATGATTCTCGTGATCCTGATCCCGCTGGCCACCACGCTGGCGTTTCTGGTCTTTTCCCGCATCCAGCGCGCGGTCACCATGCCGATCGAATCGTTGGCGGCCACGGCGCGGCTGGTCTCGGAGAGCACCGATTTCTCCCGGCGCGTGGAAAAAATCTGTCACGACGAAACCGGGGACATGGTGGACGCTTTCAACGAGATGCTTGTCCAGATCCAGAGGAAAACCGTGGCCAAGGAAAAGGCCGACTCCGCCAACCGCGCGAAAAGCGAGTTCCTGGCCAACATGAGCCATGAGATCCGTACGCCGATGAACGGCGTGATGGGCATGGCGTCGTTGCTTCTCGATACCAAGCTGGACCAAGAGCAGCGTGAGTGTTCCAACATCATCTATCGTTCCGCCGAATCGTTGATGACCATCCTGAACGACATCCTCGATTTTTCCCGGATAGAGGCGAATGAGATCGTCCTGGAAAATGAACCGTTCGACCTGCACGAGATGCTGGAGGACGTGGTCGAGCTTATGTCGAGCAAGGCTCGCGAACGATGTCTCGACCTGGATTTGGACTTTCAGGTGGACGCGCCGCGCCGGCTGCTGGGAGACGTCGGGCGCATACGGCAGATCATCGTCAACCTGTTGGGCAACGCCATCAAGTTCACGGAGGTCGGGCATGTCCGATTGACGGCGCGGACGGAAACGGGTCGAAACGCTCGGACGAAATGGCGGATCGCGGTCTCCGACACCGGTATCGGTATCGCCGAGTCGAAGATCGACAGACTGTTCGATCGTTTTTCCCAGGAGGACAGTTCCATTACGCGTCGCTTCGGGGGGACGGGTTTGGGCTTGGCCATCAGCAAGCATTTGGCGCGACTCATGGGTGGTGATATCACGGTGAAGACCGTCCAGGGCGAGGGATCGACCTTCTGCCTGTGCATGGAGCTTCCCGTTCATGCTGAGCAACCCGAGTCGATCCGGCTCCCGGCCGCGGCAACGGGCGCGCGGGTCCTGCTGGTGGAAGCGGGCGGATTCCGTCGTGGAGTGGTCGCTCGACAGTTGCTGGCGTTGGGGCTGAAAGTCGATGCCCACGCCTCGGCCGCCGCCGCCCTTACCGCATGGAGGGCCGCGGGGGCTGCTCCCTACCGGCTTCTGCTGATCGGATCACCGGGAGACGCCGCCGATGCCGAATCCCTCCTGGCGGCTGTTCGCGCCGACACGCCCGACCGCGGAACCGGAACGGCGGTGCTTCGGCTCGGTGAAGAGTGGGAATCCGCAAGTGAGCGGGAATCGTGGCGTGATGTGCCCGGCATCCCCGTGCCGTATAGGGAGACGCATCTCGTCCGTTCGTTGGTCGCCGCCCTGACCGGGCACGAGACGATCGACTCGACGCGCTCTCGCGATTTCGCCAAGGCGGTCGACGAAGACCCGCCCTCCACCGGGGAAGGGAGTCCGCAGCCGCTGGTTCTGCTGGTGGAAGACAACCCGATCAATCAGAAGGTCGCCGCGAGCGTTTTGCGCAAGCTGCACTACCGGGTGGTGTCGGCCGCCGACGGCCGCGAAGCTCTGGCTTTGGTTCAAGAACGCACTTTCAATATCGTGCTTATGGATTGCCATATGCCGGTGATGGACGGCTACGAATCGACGGCCGCCATCAGGGCGCTCCCCGGTCCGGCCGCCGACGTGCCCATCATCGCCCTGACGGCCAGCGTGATGCCCGAGGACCGGGAACGCGCCCTGGCGGCGGGAATGAACGATTTCCTCTGCAAGCCTTTTCATCGCAGACTTCTGGTGGGGATGCTCCGGCGATGGTGTCCTCGGGAAAATGCCGCACCGCCCGCCCGGAGTCACGCGCCCCGCCCCGGTCTTGCCGCCGGCATTCAATCGGAAGACACTCACTCCCGCTAA
- a CDS encoding DUF4105 domain-containing protein — protein MVLLIRALPLLFLLFLLSALPAAAEPPPEASPDNPYLAELLENARRAELHDAPYWHTLLHYKRGLFGLRSLVDDPDFFLAPDGKHDPRAELEATLRAFFLPPPEEGKHPLCRFVARYHWLKERLSIDESRLPVPGCEPFERLMEEIRPESVTLVFPTSHMNSPASMYGHTLLAVETSYKSDLLSYAVNYSAITNETFGPFYIVKGLFGMYEGYFSILPYYAKLQEYGDVNDRDIWEYPLDLSGAEIRRLMMHIYELEDIYSDYYFFNENCSYDLLFLLDAARPGLDLTDRTGWWVIPIDTIREIERAGLFRSAAYRPSKSTKIKYLASLLSREDRREARAIAGGGRNPEEVRDSAIPDEEKITILDLAGEILQYRYMGKEIPKEIYQKRFLNTLRVRSVFGDAEAEERYAIPAPPRPDDGHRSNRLALGGGAVEERTFWEVRLRPAYHDLLDNEDGYKKGSQIIFGEAVVRYDPAGEKARLHALDLIDIVSIAPRDEFFKHTSWKIRTGFFRRTMENGRDYVVYDLNPGFGRAYDGGFPGIVYGMIETDLHVGGALERSWSAGAGASIGFVGSLTGRWKAHLYGRDIVYGLGDEDNRFEAGLGQNLVLGANSGLAGEVTVIGERDETRVEWSVLLKQFF, from the coding sequence TTGGTTCTTCTCATCCGTGCGCTCCCTCTCCTCTTTCTCCTCTTTCTCCTCTCGGCGCTCCCCGCCGCGGCGGAACCCCCTCCCGAGGCGTCGCCGGACAATCCCTATCTTGCGGAGTTATTGGAAAATGCGCGCCGCGCGGAACTGCACGACGCCCCCTACTGGCACACCCTCCTCCATTATAAGAGGGGGCTTTTCGGGCTCCGAAGCCTGGTGGACGATCCGGACTTCTTCCTCGCCCCGGACGGAAAGCACGATCCCCGGGCGGAGTTGGAGGCCACCCTGCGCGCCTTCTTCCTCCCCCCGCCGGAGGAGGGGAAACATCCCCTCTGCCGCTTCGTCGCCCGCTACCACTGGCTGAAGGAAAGGCTCTCCATCGACGAGTCCCGTCTTCCGGTCCCGGGGTGCGAACCCTTCGAGAGATTGATGGAAGAGATCCGGCCGGAGTCGGTCACTCTCGTCTTCCCCACCTCCCACATGAACAGCCCCGCCTCCATGTACGGGCACACGCTGCTCGCCGTCGAGACCTCCTACAAGAGCGACCTCCTCTCCTACGCCGTCAATTACTCGGCGATCACCAACGAGACCTTCGGCCCCTTCTACATCGTGAAGGGGCTTTTCGGAATGTACGAGGGGTACTTCTCCATCCTCCCCTACTACGCGAAACTTCAGGAGTACGGCGACGTCAACGACCGCGACATCTGGGAGTACCCTCTTGATCTGAGCGGCGCGGAGATCCGCCGTCTCATGATGCACATCTACGAGCTGGAGGACATCTACTCCGACTACTACTTCTTCAACGAGAACTGCTCCTATGACCTTCTCTTTCTTCTGGACGCCGCGCGCCCCGGCCTCGATCTGACCGACCGGACCGGCTGGTGGGTGATCCCGATCGACACGATCCGGGAAATCGAGAGGGCCGGCCTCTTTCGCTCCGCGGCGTATCGTCCCTCCAAGTCGACGAAAATCAAATACTTGGCGTCGCTCCTTTCCCGGGAAGACCGGAGGGAGGCGCGGGCGATCGCCGGCGGCGGCCGGAACCCGGAGGAGGTCCGGGACTCGGCGATCCCCGATGAGGAGAAGATCACCATCCTCGATCTCGCCGGCGAGATCCTCCAGTACCGTTACATGGGGAAGGAGATCCCGAAGGAGATCTATCAAAAGCGATTTCTGAACACCTTAAGGGTCCGGAGCGTCTTCGGCGACGCGGAGGCCGAGGAGCGCTACGCGATTCCGGCGCCGCCCCGTCCCGACGACGGCCATCGCTCCAACCGGCTCGCCCTCGGCGGCGGCGCGGTGGAGGAGAGGACTTTCTGGGAGGTCCGTCTCCGCCCCGCGTACCACGACCTCCTGGACAACGAAGACGGTTATAAGAAGGGATCGCAGATTATCTTCGGCGAAGCGGTGGTCCGCTACGATCCGGCCGGGGAGAAGGCGAGACTCCACGCCCTCGATCTGATCGACATCGTCTCCATCGCTCCGCGGGACGAGTTCTTCAAGCACACCTCCTGGAAGATAAGAACCGGCTTCTTTCGGCGGACGATGGAGAACGGCCGGGACTACGTCGTCTATGATCTGAATCCCGGTTTCGGGCGCGCATACGACGGCGGGTTTCCGGGGATCGTCTACGGAATGATCGAGACGGACCTCCACGTGGGGGGCGCGCTGGAGAGGAGTTGGTCCGCCGGCGCCGGCGCGTCGATCGGATTCGTCGGGAGCCTCACCGGCCGGTGGAAAGCGCATCTCTACGGGCGGGACATCGTCTACGGGCTCGGCGACGAGGATAATCGCTTCGAGGCGGGGCTCGGCCAGAACCTGGTCCTCGGCGCGAACAGCGGCCTCGCCGGCGAGGTGACGGTGATCGGCGAGAGGGACGAGACGAGGGTGGAGTGGAGCGTTCTTCTCAAACAGTTCTTTTAG
- a CDS encoding DUF3015 family protein, with protein MKRIIALGIAACCVAAFAATADAARSNTGCGIGTIIFEGKDGLLSQICAATFNGSFGNQTFGITSGTLECEKAPTFVSQEKLNHFVGDNMDNLAMDMSKGSGEYLTTLAVLLDVPVEERPALYAKLQANFSNIYSSEDVTHIDVLNNIEMVLSAG; from the coding sequence ATGAAGAGAATCATCGCCTTGGGAATCGCGGCCTGTTGCGTGGCGGCTTTCGCCGCGACGGCCGACGCGGCCCGGTCCAATACCGGCTGCGGCATCGGGACCATCATCTTCGAGGGGAAGGACGGCCTTCTCTCGCAGATCTGCGCCGCCACCTTCAACGGCTCCTTCGGCAATCAGACCTTCGGGATCACCTCGGGGACGCTGGAGTGCGAGAAGGCTCCGACCTTCGTGTCCCAGGAGAAGCTGAATCACTTCGTCGGCGACAACATGGACAACCTGGCCATGGACATGTCCAAAGGGAGCGGGGAGTATCTGACCACTCTCGCGGTTCTTCTGGACGTCCCCGTCGAGGAGAGGCCGGCGCTGTACGCCAAGTTACAGGCGAATTTCTCGAACATCTATTCCAGCGAGGACGTCACCCATATCGATGTGTTGAACAACATCGAGATGGTGCTGTCGGCGGGCTAA
- a CDS encoding SH3 domain-containing protein, protein MNRKPFAFLLAFLLVWAVSAPGAAASGDGQRKARVSVRSLNVRGGPSTDDPVIRSISQGTEVGVVETAGDWSRVILDDGVEGWVASRFLEFLRDPSGAAPAAGVEAAGEATSAAPPPVIPETGEEGGSSLRSALKWGCLAGAGVLGGLAYVEHGKGNDAYDEYKALHHDGKLDEADAQYDETIDHDDNAKIYTIAAGCFAGLFLIQQFVLGGDGGGETAALTPVVAPISLQPVPGGARLILFRAPF, encoded by the coding sequence ATGAACCGAAAGCCGTTCGCCTTTCTGCTCGCCTTTCTGTTGGTTTGGGCGGTTTCCGCGCCGGGCGCGGCCGCTTCCGGCGATGGACAGCGCAAAGCCCGCGTCTCCGTCCGGAGTCTCAACGTGCGCGGTGGTCCGAGCACGGACGATCCGGTGATCCGCTCCATCTCCCAGGGGACCGAAGTGGGCGTCGTCGAAACCGCCGGGGATTGGTCCCGCGTAATCCTCGACGATGGCGTTGAGGGATGGGTCGCCTCCCGCTTCCTCGAGTTTCTACGGGACCCCTCCGGCGCGGCGCCCGCGGCCGGCGTCGAAGCAGCCGGAGAAGCGACTTCCGCCGCCCCGCCGCCGGTCATCCCCGAAACGGGGGAAGAGGGCGGATCGTCACTCCGATCGGCGCTGAAGTGGGGCTGCCTCGCCGGGGCCGGCGTCCTCGGCGGCCTCGCCTATGTCGAACACGGGAAGGGGAATGACGCCTACGACGAGTACAAGGCGCTTCACCACGACGGGAAACTCGACGAGGCGGACGCCCAATACGACGAAACGATCGATCACGACGACAACGCCAAGATCTATACGATCGCCGCGGGCTGTTTCGCCGGCCTCTTCCTGATCCAGCAATTCGTCCTCGGCGGAGACGGCGGAGGAGAGACGGCCGCCCTCACGCCGGTCGTCGCGCCCATCTCCCTTCAGCCGGTCCCGGGCGGCGCGCGCCTCATCCTCTTTCGCGCCCCCTTCTGA
- a CDS encoding beta-lactamase family protein — translation MNRPKTFSLHALFFSVALLFLSAGCGGDDPVSPSGGGFSADEAVAALDSVADAVIAISGVENAVFLVDAPGEDFSWTAARGLADPAAGDSMTADLPFRIASVSKIFTAALVLDLVEEGLLGLDDSLGALLDSALFPEGYAAADLHSRSGVRSGGAITVRRLLNHTSGMRDYIFDGISGTGGAPGSLIYGYAQDILTTGGAGVASTRWTPEELFAFYLTSGLSGAALFPPGEGFHYSNTNYMILGHVVEAVTGNTFDAELRSRIIEPLGLADTYLEYRETAVGESPAHHFFDLRRLGGPNIDVIGMGIDTSLEWGCGGMVSTAGDLARFLRELVEGRLFDHPSTLQAMFGWVGAGGGDEYGLGVRRGTAAGVTVIGHGGFWGARAAYIPEWDVVVVFAVNQAFADLDVPLEDMVSALRDAGL, via the coding sequence ATGAACCGACCGAAAACGTTTTCTCTCCACGCCCTCTTTTTCTCGGTCGCCCTCCTTTTCTTGTCCGCGGGCTGTGGAGGGGACGATCCGGTATCGCCGAGCGGGGGAGGGTTCTCGGCCGACGAAGCGGTCGCCGCGCTCGATTCCGTGGCGGACGCGGTGATCGCGATCAGCGGCGTGGAGAACGCCGTCTTCCTGGTCGACGCGCCGGGCGAGGATTTCTCATGGACCGCCGCGCGCGGCCTCGCCGACCCGGCCGCCGGCGATTCGATGACCGCGGACCTCCCTTTCCGAATCGCGAGCGTGAGCAAGATCTTCACGGCGGCGCTCGTCCTCGACCTCGTTGAAGAGGGATTGCTCGGTTTGGACGACAGCCTCGGGGCGCTCCTCGACTCCGCGTTGTTTCCGGAGGGGTACGCAGCGGCGGACCTTCATTCGCGAAGCGGTGTGCGATCGGGCGGCGCGATCACGGTGCGCCGCTTGCTGAATCACACGAGCGGGATGCGGGACTACATCTTCGATGGCATTTCCGGCACGGGCGGCGCGCCGGGGAGCCTGATCTACGGGTACGCCCAAGATATCCTCACCACCGGCGGTGCCGGCGTCGCTTCGACCCGTTGGACCCCCGAAGAGTTGTTCGCGTTTTATCTCACATCGGGGTTGTCGGGGGCGGCGCTCTTCCCTCCCGGAGAGGGGTTCCACTACAGCAACACCAATTACATGATCCTCGGCCACGTGGTGGAGGCGGTGACCGGCAACACCTTCGACGCGGAGCTGCGGAGTCGGATCATCGAACCGCTCGGCCTCGCGGACACCTATTTGGAGTATCGCGAGACCGCCGTCGGCGAGAGCCCGGCGCATCACTTCTTCGATCTCCGTCGGCTCGGCGGCCCGAACATCGACGTGATCGGCATGGGAATCGACACCTCCCTCGAGTGGGGGTGCGGCGGCATGGTCTCCACCGCCGGAGACCTCGCCCGTTTTCTCCGTGAGCTGGTCGAGGGTCGGCTCTTCGATCACCCCTCGACCCTGCAGGCGATGTTCGGCTGGGTCGGCGCCGGCGGAGGGGACGAGTACGGCCTCGGCGTGCGGCGCGGCACGGCGGCGGGCGTGACCGTGATCGGCCACGGCGGATTCTGGGGGGCGCGCGCCGCGTACATTCCCGAGTGGGACGTGGTGGTGGTCTTCGCCGTGAACCAGGCTTTCGCGGATCTGGACGTTCCGCTCGAGGATATGGTCTCCGCGCTCCGCGACGCCGGCCTCTGA